The Thalassospira sp. TSL5-1 sequence CCAGCCTGGATACCTGGGCGGGGTCCAAAAGGCAGGCTGCCATTGCCAGCACCCCGCCCATGCAATACCCTACCATCAGTAACGGCCTGCCATTGAGCTCCGCCATATCCTGCAGGGCCATCACCAGCCGCCCGGCAATAAAATCATCCAAGCCAAAGTCCCGCTCGTCCGCACCGGGATAACCCCAGTCAAGCAAGAGTGGTCGATACCCCTGTGCTGCCAAAAACCGGGCAAAACTCCTTTTGCGATTCAAGTCCAGGATGTAACCGCGATTAACCAGTGATGGCACCAGCAAAATAGCCCCTTTGGGGCTTTGCCGGGCCGGGGCACCATAATCATAAATCCGGCTGGCCCCTTCCTGCCAGATCACGGGCATATCATCCGCCCCGCGCTGATAGGGATGGGCCTGATACCGGCGAATGCCATCCTGCAGGGCGGAATGCTGGGCAAAAGCCGCCCGGTCAACCGCCTGGCCCATCACATCATTGCTATGCGGGCTCATCTCCTGACGCAGGCTCTCGGCCGCCATCGTCAATTCCGGCTTCCAAGGCATCAATTGTTTCCGAAAGAGCGGCAATGCGGCGCGCGAGCTCAGCCAACTCGTCATCTCGACCGCCAGGTGCATGGCCAGCGGTCGAGGCCCCGCGCGACGGATCTGTGTTTTGGCCTGGCTTTTGTCGTTCTCGCCCATTCTCGTCCCCAGTGCTGGCTTTCGCCCCGTTGTGATCATATGCCGCCCCGGTCCGGGCGATGTTTCCATCCAAGCTTAAGTCTGTCTCTGTCTCTGTCTCTGTCTCTGTCTCTGTCTCTGTCTTTGCATCACCAAGCGCCCCAAAGGAACCTGCAGGATCAGAGCGGGCAGAAGAACCAGAAGAAGTAGCAGGCCCGGTCTGCGCCACACCGCTTTGGCCCGAATGATCCGGCTTTTCATCCCGATGCGATGTTGCTTCTGATCCGGCGGGCTCCCCTGAATCTTCGTCTATTGCCGGACTACTTTTTACATTCCCAGTCCGGGCAGCGCGATTGGCCTTGGCAGTATCAGATTTGGCAGGACGCGAACCGGGCGCGGGTTTTAAAAACGGCGCGGAAAATTGTTGCATCATTGCAGCCGGATCAAACGCCAGAGGTATTTTCATCGCCGTTAAATTTGGCCCAAACGGAGTCGTCGCGCCAGAATTGGCCGTCGCTTTATTTTCCGCCTCGCTTGTTGCCGTTCCCGCCCCAGGCGCAAACGGATTTTGTACCGGTGCCTGCCCGGTTGCCAATTGTCCGATCAATCGACCCCAGGCCTCAAACCCCTCGGCAAGGCGGGATGTATCCGCCCCCAAACCGGCATATAACCGGCCAATTGCACTGGCGGCATCACTGCCCCCGGCTGTCGCAGCGGCCTGGACACGCCATAAATCCAAAAACCGTTCTGCCAATTCATCAGGGTCAGTCGGTTCCTCGGGCACTGTTGCCCCTTGATCTGTCTTGGTCTTGGTCTTCTTCTCCGCACGTGCCGCGCTCTGATCTGCTGCATTTTCAAGCGGATCAGCCCTGGTGCTGTGCGTCGATGCCGGATCCGTTAATGCAGGATCTATTTGCCCTGGCTGTGTGGCCTGATCACTGATGGCCTGCTTTGCAGCCCGACGTTTGCGCGATGTTTTACCTTGTTTGGCCGATGCTGCCGTTTTTCGGCTGTGCGGACCCGTCCCTTTGCTCTTGCGCTGATCCGTCATGGCCTTTTCCCAACCCCGTTTCATCCTGCGCGGTGTCGCTGCACGTCTTTTCACCGGTTTCCACTATAGGACGATACCGGTTGAGAGAAAATCAAATCCCGTTTTGCGCGGCAACACGATAAAAACACACCCTCTTTTGCAACGCACGCAACGTTGAATACTGGACAGGTTTGCAATTAAGCGGCACTCTTGCAATTGGCATTAGCAATTGCAGCAGGCAATATGCTGCGCCACAAGACATATTGTGCGCATAGACGATCACGACAAAAAGCCGGTTTGCAAACCGCACGTCGGGGCAACAGGGAAGCAGGGAACACGCCATGACCACGAAAAACACCAATGATCCGGATCGCGTTGTCATTAAGAAATATGCCAATCGGCGCCTCTATAACACCGCGACCAGTTCATATGTCACGCTTGATCATCTGGCCCAGATGGTCAAGGACAATACCGATTTTGTCGTTTACGATGCCAAAACCGGCGATGACATCACCCGCCCTGTCCTGACCCAAATCATTGTCGAGGAAGAAAACAAGGGTCAGAACCTTCTGCCCATCAGCTTCCTGCGTCAATTGATCGGCTTTTATGGTGACAGCCTGCAAGGCCTGCTGCCCAGCTATCTTGAACAGGCCATGCGCTCGTTTGCCCATAATCAGGAACAGATGCGCGATTACATGCAGGATACCATGCACGGCATGTTCCCCTTTGGCCAGTTCGAGGAAATGAACAAACAGAATATGGCCCTGTTTGAACAGACCATGAAAATGTTCTCGCCCTTCCTGGCCAAGGAACAGGAACGCGCGCAAAATAACGGTACCGCGCCAAGTGGCACGCCCCGCCCAACCGCGCCCGATGCGGCCAAGCGCGATGCCTCCCTTGATGAATTAAAATCCCAGCTTGAAGCCATGCAAGCACAGCTTAACAGCCTAGTTGAAAACAAAAACCGCAAATAAACAGACCATCAACAAACGGACGCGCCCTTTAACGTTACCGCCCGTTCAGTTGTTATAAGGCGATCAAACAGCCCCGGAGCCGGTTCACCGTCCCCGGGGCTTTATTTTGCTGTGCCCATCACCCCTGCCGTACTCCGGCAATGCCCAATCTCATTCGGCATTAATCCTGCATAGATTTTCCCTTAAATGGCGATTGATCAAGATCCGGCGATTCGACCGGCAAAATTTGCCCTGCCTGCGCGAAATTCTCCTTTGCAGAGGCGCGACGCGGGCAAAATTTGCAGATGAAAAACAGGATTTTGCGCAAAACCATCCTGATCGACATTAAAAACAAAGGAATGCGCAACTCAAAGGCTTCAAAAAATTGTGATTTAAACCTGCAAGACAAGATAAAAAAATGGCTCTTTCCGCTCCTCTTGCCTCCGCTATTCGCCCTCTTGCAACCGGCAGTGCCGGCACACATGGCGCGCGCGGAATCCGGGTTGAGCATGCTGCAGCGCCGCATAAAAATCTGGCGATAAATCAAGGCGGAGGGCCGTGGTTAGACTATCATTTCCCGGGTGGCAGCAGCGCCTTTCTGGCGCAACTTTTGGGTCAATTATTGCCCGCCGAAATCTCAACGCAACCTGCGATCATTCAAAAGGCGCATGTCAGCTATGCAGCATTTTTCACACCCTATGGGTCAGAAGCCTCCGTGTTTTTTTCGCCCATCGGACTAGACAACGACACGCCAATTGACCTATATACCTAGCTTCCTTCGGTTCGTTGAGAACGATATCTGACTCCCAGTCAGACTCCTGCCAGATCAGAATCCTCGTTAAATCAAGACTGACAGATATGGCAGGATGGTGCATTTATGACGCCAAACAACGACCGGGGTGGGAACCTTTATAACTGGCGGTTGATAACGGATAACAATGCAATGAATGCAATTTCCCCCAACGAAGAACCCAAACGTGCCAATCGTGCGACCGATACCGATCGTTATGTCGGTCAACGCATTCGCGAACGCCG is a genomic window containing:
- the phaR gene encoding polyhydroxyalkanoate synthesis repressor PhaR, with amino-acid sequence MTTKNTNDPDRVVIKKYANRRLYNTATSSYVTLDHLAQMVKDNTDFVVYDAKTGDDITRPVLTQIIVEEENKGQNLLPISFLRQLIGFYGDSLQGLLPSYLEQAMRSFAHNQEQMRDYMQDTMHGMFPFGQFEEMNKQNMALFEQTMKMFSPFLAKEQERAQNNGTAPSGTPRPTAPDAAKRDASLDELKSQLEAMQAQLNSLVENKNRK